From Yersinia hibernica, a single genomic window includes:
- a CDS encoding SDR family NAD(P)-dependent oxidoreductase, producing the protein MSHIIDKLFSLRGKVVLVSGAGGAIGSVLSKALANAGATVALHDIDIARIQPIQDVIEAEGGKALSIIADLSDVAACRQLVDTVYEQLGQIDVLLTSAGVNRRKPIKDVSAEDFDAIIDINLRSVYFLAQAVQPYMAKQGGGKIVNISSLSAKHAFNTISVYAASKAAVSQLTKAMAREWVGDNIQVNAIEPGFIKTEFTRPLWDDEYRSKWFQNFIPQGRLGNPDDLIGAVLFLSSAASTYLTGQAITIDGGVLSGSSWVNPAPVHS; encoded by the coding sequence ATGAGTCATATTATTGATAAGTTATTTTCTTTACGGGGCAAAGTGGTTTTGGTTTCTGGCGCGGGTGGGGCAATTGGCAGTGTGCTGAGCAAAGCATTGGCCAATGCCGGTGCGACTGTGGCGCTACATGATATTGATATTGCACGTATCCAACCAATTCAAGATGTCATTGAAGCTGAGGGGGGCAAAGCTTTATCAATAATTGCTGATTTGAGTGATGTCGCCGCTTGCCGGCAATTAGTCGATACCGTGTATGAGCAATTGGGGCAAATTGATGTTTTGCTCACCAGCGCGGGAGTTAATCGTCGAAAGCCCATTAAAGATGTCAGCGCCGAAGACTTTGATGCAATCATTGATATTAACTTACGCAGTGTCTATTTTCTGGCGCAAGCCGTCCAACCTTATATGGCGAAACAGGGGGGAGGGAAAATTGTTAATATCAGCTCACTGAGTGCGAAACATGCATTTAATACCATTTCGGTGTACGCCGCATCAAAAGCGGCAGTCAGCCAATTAACCAAGGCAATGGCGCGCGAATGGGTGGGTGATAATATTCAAGTTAATGCCATTGAACCCGGATTTATTAAGACCGAATTTACCCGCCCACTGTGGGATGACGAATATCGTTCAAAATGGTTCCAGAACTTTATTCCGCAAGGGCGATTAGGTAATCCAGATGACTTGATTGGCGCCGTACTCTTTTTAAGTTCTGCCGCTTCAACTTATTTAACAGGGCAAGCCATTACCATCGATGGCGGCGTATTATCAGGCTCTTCATGGGTTAATCCCGCCCCCGTTCATTCTTGA
- a CDS encoding sulfurtransferase — protein MTYKTIISANELAAHLQDSHWVILDARFTLDDENWGQNQYLAGHIPGAHYANLATDLAGAVIPGQTGRRPLPPIEVFAKTLSQWGIGPNTQVVVYDASGGLMAASRTWWMLRWLGHDAVAVLDGGWPQWIDGGHPLSTEVPAPAPAVFIAKERSDYLANVEQVDSVRQNLQWAVFDSRSEAGFHGGGVYHDPVRGHILGARLADRANTLDSDGLFRSPQELRQHYTRLLGEIPIERTIFYCGSGVTAAQNLLAVAHAGLGDAKHYVGSWSEWILDPARPVEL, from the coding sequence ATGACGTACAAAACCATAATTTCAGCCAATGAATTGGCTGCGCATCTACAGGATAGCCATTGGGTCATTTTGGATGCGCGCTTCACACTGGATGATGAAAATTGGGGGCAAAACCAGTATCTGGCCGGGCATATTCCCGGCGCTCACTACGCCAATCTGGCCACTGATTTGGCTGGCGCTGTTATTCCTGGGCAGACCGGCCGGCGACCACTGCCGCCAATTGAGGTATTTGCAAAAACGCTTTCCCAGTGGGGAATTGGCCCTAACACTCAGGTCGTGGTGTATGACGCCAGTGGGGGACTAATGGCGGCATCACGGACATGGTGGATGTTGCGTTGGTTGGGACATGATGCTGTGGCGGTATTAGATGGCGGCTGGCCGCAATGGATTGATGGCGGCCACCCCCTTTCCACCGAGGTTCCAGCCCCGGCCCCTGCGGTATTCATAGCCAAAGAGCGCTCTGATTACCTGGCCAACGTGGAGCAGGTCGATAGTGTTCGCCAGAACCTGCAATGGGCGGTGTTTGATTCCCGCTCAGAAGCCGGTTTTCATGGCGGCGGTGTATATCATGATCCGGTGCGTGGGCATATTTTGGGTGCTAGGTTGGCCGACCGCGCCAATACGCTAGACAGCGATGGACTATTCCGCTCGCCGCAAGAATTACGCCAGCATTACACTCGTTTATTGGGCGAGATTCCGATTGAGCGCACTATTTTTTACTGCGGTTCGGGGGTGACAGCAGCACAGAATCTATTGGCAGTGGCGCATGCTGGGCTGGGGGATGCCAAACATTATGTGGGTTCCTGGAGTGAATGGATTCTCGACCCTGCGCGGCCAGTGGAGCTCTAG
- a CDS encoding aldo/keto reductase, with protein MGLENTRSLGRTGFQIPTVGVGTCPLGELFEEIAEQDAQATLAAAWESGIRLYDTAPWYGRGQGEHRTGRFLYRKHRDDYVLSTKVGRRLIAPGARKTFQTAPWQGGLAFDHVHDYTYDGILRSYEDSLQRLGINKVDILYIHDLDTGYFPQEQDLRAKLKELESGGFRALEELKAAGEIAAFGAGINEPGMINLFLDSYPLDVFLVASRYTLLEQQIYADELLRAQQQGAGIVIGGVFNSGVLATGIHDDARYDYGKLPLSVADRVRKLQAVATDFAVPLAAAALQFPLAFSAVASVLYGPSRPTDVTQNSLNFQHAIPVEFWLSVREQGLIAEHIPLPGLPV; from the coding sequence ATGGGGTTAGAAAACACACGATCATTGGGGAGAACTGGGTTTCAAATACCGACTGTCGGGGTGGGGACATGCCCATTAGGTGAGTTGTTCGAAGAGATTGCGGAACAGGATGCGCAGGCGACACTGGCGGCCGCATGGGAGAGCGGTATCCGCTTATATGACACCGCACCTTGGTATGGGCGAGGTCAAGGGGAGCACCGAACTGGGCGATTTCTGTATAGAAAACATCGAGATGACTATGTGCTATCGACCAAAGTGGGCCGGCGGCTGATAGCACCTGGCGCGCGAAAAACATTTCAAACCGCGCCCTGGCAAGGTGGGCTGGCCTTTGACCATGTTCACGATTACACCTATGACGGCATTTTACGCTCCTATGAAGATAGCCTACAGCGGCTGGGGATCAATAAAGTCGATATTTTATATATCCATGATTTGGATACGGGCTATTTCCCCCAAGAACAAGATTTGCGTGCCAAGTTAAAAGAGCTGGAATCGGGGGGCTTCAGAGCACTGGAGGAGTTGAAAGCAGCCGGGGAGATTGCTGCATTCGGCGCTGGCATTAATGAGCCGGGCATGATTAACCTTTTTTTGGATAGCTATCCATTAGATGTGTTTCTGGTGGCCTCGCGCTACACCTTACTTGAGCAACAAATCTATGCCGACGAGCTGTTACGGGCGCAGCAGCAGGGGGCTGGCATCGTCATTGGTGGCGTATTTAACTCCGGGGTCTTGGCGACCGGTATCCATGATGACGCGCGTTATGACTACGGCAAATTGCCGCTTTCAGTGGCTGATAGAGTCAGAAAACTGCAGGCCGTCGCCACTGATTTTGCGGTCCCACTGGCGGCTGCCGCCTTGCAGTTTCCATTGGCATTCAGTGCTGTTGCCAGTGTGCTGTATGGCCCATCCCGGCCAACTGACGTCACACAAAATTCATTGAATTTTCAGCATGCTATCCCAGTAGAGTTTTGGCTTTCAGTCAGAGAACAGGGGTTAATTGCAGAACATATTCCACTACCCGGCCTGCCGGTCTAA